The window CGCGTTCGACGGGCATGTGCGAGAGTGCGTTGGCAATCATGGGAACGAGGTCCGGGTCGTAGACACCGAGAACCTGTGCGTCTGCACCCGCGGGGTTCGTCAGGGGGCCGAGCACGTTGAAGATGGTCCGCATACCGAGTTCCTTCCGCGGGCCGATGACGGCTTTCATCGCGGGGTGGAACACGGGAGCGAGCATGAATCCGACACCGTTGTCGTCGATACACCGTTCGACCGATTCGGGGTCCGCTTCGACGTCGACGCCGGCGACTTCGAGCACGTCGGCACTCCCAGAAGACGAAGAGACGGAGTAGTTTCCGTGCTTGGCCACCGCGGCACCCGCGCCGGCGGCCACGAGTGCACTCGTCGTCGAGACGTTGATGGTGTTGTAGTCGTCGCCGCCGGTTCCGCAGGTGTCCACGAGTGGGTCACGTGACGGGTCGATAGTCAACGCGGCGTCGCGCATCCCCTGTGCGAACCCGGCGATTTCGGCTTCGGTCTCTCCTTTCGCCCGAAGCGCAGTGAGCAGAGCGCCGATTTGCGCCTCCGTCGCCTCTTCGAAGACGGCGCGCGCGGCGTCTCGCGCCTCCTCGACGCTCAAGTCAGAACCAGCAGTGACGCGTTCGATGTAACCTTGCATTGATAATCACCAGTGTACGTGTTCGAGATACAATGTACAAATTCGTACATTGACTTAAGGGTGTCGGGCTGGCGAAAATCGCCGCCACTGGAGGGTTTCACACAGACCGAATCGGCGGCGTGAGACGGTGGGAGTGCACTGTGCTGGGAATCGCCGCACGTGGTCCGATTCGAAAGCTTAAATTGTACCCCCGGACAACGGAGAGATGCGTCCGAACGGGCGTGGGAAGCACCGTAACCGGGTTGGTGGTCTAGTCTGGTTATGACACCTCCTTGACATGGAGGAGGCCGGCAGTTCAAATCTGCCCCAACCCACTACACTTCCCACGCTTTCGGAGTTCGACGATGTTCGCAACACCGGGTTGGTGGTCTAGTCTGGTTATGACACCTCCTTGACATGGAGGAGGCCGGCAGTTCAAATCTGCCCCAACCCACTACTTTCTCGCGGCGAATTACCTCCCAAGCACCGCGTAGCGTGTGCTCGGTGCTATGCGTCGCGTGTAATCGTGCCGCGGGGCAGATTTGAACCAGCGAGCGACTGCAAGGAGCGAGTGAGGTTCAAATCTGTTCACCCGCTGTTCACGACGAATTACCTCCCGAACACTGCGTGGCGGTACGAGCGAGATTCTCATCTACTCCACCACTCACACCGACTGAAAAAGACGCGACTCAGATGTCGTGAACCACGTCGGACGGGTCCATGTTCTGTTCGTCAAGGTAGACGTTGACCTGATACTGCGACACGTCGTAACCGAGATTTAACCTCTCGACGGACCCACTGAAGCGGTATCGGTCACCGAGGAAGTTGCTTCCTCCGGCGTTTGCGGGTCGTGGTCCCGTCGTGTCGGCAGCAGTCATCGTCCCGTCACCGTTGTCTGTCGGTACGTCGTCTGAATCCGCAGCGAAGTCGCCTCCTTCGGTGTCCGGGACGAGGTCACCCTCGACCAGCAGTTCGTACTCGGTGGGCCCGTTCGCAGTAATCATAATCGTTCGCTCTCTCCCGAGGACGAACCCCTGTCGTTGTGGTTCGTACGGACTCGAGAGGAATTCGTCGAGATACACGTACGCGTCGGACCCCGGTTCGGGTTCGACGTCCAGCCGCTGGACGTACCCGACCACGCGGAACCGGTCGCCGAGGAAGTTGTTCTCGCCCGCATCTTCGGGCCGTGGACCGGTTTCGTCGCGTGCCCCCACGTTGGCCGGCCCATCGGGGTCGAACACCGTGTCGTCGGAATCCGCCGAGAAGTCCCCGAATCTCGTGTCGGCTTCGAGCGTCCCGTTCACGGTGAAATCGTAGTCGACAGGCCCGTTTGCCGTAATCATCAGCGTGTGCATTGGCGACGACTCGGTCTGGGTACTCACGGACCCCACGACGGTTGGAAGTGTGAACGCCGACCCCCCGATTCCGATGGCCGCCGTCTTCAGCACCGCTCGTCGGTTCAGTCGCCGGCCCGCACTCTCTGGTGGCCTCGACAGGCTGTGCGTTATGCTATCACTGCGCATAAATAATATAACAATGCAATTACACATAAGCGTATTTCACCGCAGACAGAACTACACCAAAATAACGACAAGATGTGTGTCAAATCGGGTTACGGTACGTTCTGGTAGGGTTTCACGACTCGGCGTCGTGTGGAGAAATTGTATCGAAGACTGATATGTTTCTAATCGTCTGCCGGCACGAGTTCTGGGGTGGAGAACGTACGCCGACGGTAGACGTGTGCAATCTGGAGGACGACCGCGTATCCGAGGACGGCGAGGGCGACGGCGAGAATCGCGTTGCCGAGGAGTTGCCGAAGGACGATATCGACGCCCGAGTCGAGCGATACGTCGGCGACAGTAGCACCGGGAACGGGACCGAGGAGGTACGAACCCAGCCAGAAACTCGCGCCGTAGACGGCCCACTTGACCGGTGGGTTGAACACGACGAGCGTCGCGACGAGTGCGAGTTTGCTCGCGCGCTCGACGAAGTATGCAATGAGGGCGAAGAGTGCAATTGCAGTGCCTGCGGTCGGCATCGCCACGACGAACACACCGAAGGCGAAACTCGCGGCGATTTCGTGGGGCGTGTGGTCCGCCGCGAATGCTCGCTCGATTCCCGTCCACACGCGGTCGCGAACCGAGGCTACTCTCTCGCGCACAGGTAAGGGCTAGATGCCGGTGAACAGTATCAATCCTTCGCCGTGCGGGACGGTAACAGTTATCTGAATCTCCGGTCCGACTCCCACTTCTCTTTGAGTTCGACCATCTGGCCGACGCCCCGGGCGACGTCAGAGATGTGAAAAGCGATGTCGGTGGCCGTGATGATACCGACCATCTCCGCGCCGTCGACGACGACCAGTTTCTTGACGCGCCCGTCGCGCATCTTCTGGGCGGCGACACGACTCGTCGAGTCCGGACGAACCCACTTTATCGGGTTCGACATGATTGCTCGCGTCGGAATCTCCGCCAACGGTTTGCCACTCGCGACACCCGCGCGGAGTACGTCGGATTCAGTGACGATTCCCGCCGGTCCACCGTCTGTACTCACGACGACGCTCCCAGCGCCCTTACTGAGCATCAGACGCGCACAATCGGCGACGCTGGTGTTCAATCCGACAGTCGCCACATCCTCTGTCATGATTTCGTCCACGCGCATCGTTATGCACCAGCAGGTGGTCGCTGTCGGTCAATCGAGTGCGTACGGTAGCCCGTAAAGTTCCGATTTTGATACTCAGCTGTAATATCAGTCGAGACGTGCGCGTCACGCAGACGCATCGAAGAGGAGAACCGCAGCGTCGCTGGCGTCGTAATCGCATTACGTGGGGACGGCATGCCCCCTACAACGACAGTTTCGTCCATTAGCGAGACTAACCGGAATGGAGCGGATAAATCCGTGCATCTGAATATCATCACCGATAATATATGGAGCCTCGCTCGGTTCTCCCAGTTTCGATGCGAGCGGCAACGATACAGCTGTTGAACGCTAGCAATCCACATGGATATTGGTCTCCGACTCCTCGTCGCAGGGTTCTGCATCGTTGCGCCGTCGCTCCTGTTCGTCGGGTTCGTCCGTGTCCTCGACAGCATGCGAAACGACGCCCTCGTCGAACGCGTCCTCGACAGACTCGACGAAGATATCGACGGCACAGGGACGACAGTCGACCCAACGACGTTTCTACGAACGGCACAGGAGAAGTCGCGAGAGAAGATGACCACGTGTCCAGAGTGTAGCGTCCCGAACACAGTCGAGAGCGTGCGGTGTGGATTCTGTGGGACGAGATTGCATCGGTAGCCGGGTCGAGACGCCCTGTGCGGGCGGGCCACCGTCCTACTGGACGACGAACTCGGTCGACCGGTCGGGATTGACGCCGTGAAACAACGGTTCGAACGACCCCGCTTCGGTCGGGTCTTCGAGGAGCGTCTCCATCAGTTCGTCTTCGAGTTCGTGAAGCGGATGTGTCGATTTCGCTCTCGCTTCGACCAACTGTTCGAAGTCTTCAGCCTCGATGTACCACACGAGGTAGTCGTACTCGTCCCCGTACTCGACGAACAGTGAGAGCGTCTGGAGGGTCTCTTCGTCCCAAATCGCACGGACGCCGTCTCTGTCTTCTCGTGCTTCTGTGCGCAACTCGTCGACCCACTCGAACACCGCATCCGTCTTTCCCGGTTTGATTCGCTGTTTTCGGACGAACGTATCTACCATGGAAATGATGTGGGTTGGTTGACAGTAAACGTGCCGGCCGCGTCGCTCTTCGAGGTGGAAAAATCGAGAAGTGAGTCCGAAGACTTAGAGGAAGTCTTCGATGTGGTCGGCGACTTCGTTCGGGGTGTCGCCGACGGGGACGCCCGCGTCGTTCAGGGCGTTGATTTTGGACTCTGCCGTGCCGGTCCCGGACCCGGAGACGATAGCGCCGGCGTGACCCATGCGCTTGCCCGGCGGTGCCGTGCGGCCGGCGATGAAGCCAGCGACGGGCGTGTCCATGTTCTCGGCGATGAACTTCGCCGCCTGCTCTTCGTCTTCGCCACCAATCTCACCGCACATGACGACGGCGTGCGTGTCGGGGTCGTTCTCGAACGCTTCGAGGGCGTCGACGAACGACGTGCCGATGATTGGGTCGCCGCCGATACCGATGGCGGTGGTCTGACCGATGCCGCGCTCGGTCAGGTTCGAGACGACCTGGTACGTGAGCGTACCGGAGCGCGAGACGAGACCGACGTTCCCCTCTTCGAAGATGTTGCCGGGGAGGATGCCGAGTTTGGCCTCGCCGGGCGTGATGATACCCGGACAGTTGGGGCCGATGAGGCGCGTGTCGACTTCGGACAGGCGCTTGTTCACCTTGGCCATGTCCTGCGTCGGGACGCCCTCGGTGATGGCCACGACGAGGTCGAGGTCCGTGTCGAGTGCCTCGAAGATGGCGTCGCCAGCGAACGCCGGCGGGACGAACACGACAGACGCGTTTGCGTCTTCCTCTTCGACTGCTTCGGAGACGGTGTCGTAGACGGGAACACCTTCGACTTCCTGCCCGCCCTTGCCGGGGACCGCACCGGCGACGACGTTCGTGCCGTACTCCATCATCTGCTGGGTGTGGAAGCGGCCTTCCCCACCGGTGATACCCTGTACAACTACGCGCGTGTCGTCGTCGACGAAAATACTCATTGGGACACCTCCTGTGCGTTCTCGACAGCACGCTGGACAGCGTCTTCCAGCGTCCCCTCGACCTGTACGAGTTCCGTGTTCAGAATCTCCATCCCCTCTTCGGCGTTCGTGCCTGCGAGGCGGACGACGACCGGTTTCGGAATCTCGTCGAAGCTCTCGAGTGCCTCGTTGATACCCTTGGCAACCTCGTCACCGCGGGTGATTCCGCCGAAGATGTTGAAGACGACGGAGTCGACGTTCTCGTCGGAGAAGACCATGTCCAACGCGTTCGCCACGCGTTCGGCCTTCGCGCCGCCACCGATGTCGAGGAAGTTGGCGGGTGTGCCACCGAAGTAGTCCACGAGGTCGAGCGTCGTCATGACGAGACCGGCACCGTTGCCGATGATACCGACGTTGCCCGACAGACGGACGTAGTCGAAGCCGTATTCGCCAGCCTTGGCTTCGAGTTCGTCCTCGTAGGAGTCTTCTTCCATCGCCGCGAGGTCCTCGTGGCGGAAGAGTGCGTCGTCGTCGATGTTCATGACGGCGTCCGCAGCGACGACGTCGCGGTCCGACGTGATCATGACCGGGTTGATTTCGATGTCGGACGCGTCGTTGGCCTCGTAGAGGTCGTAGAGCGTCGAGAGGAACGAGGCGACGTCGAAGGCCACGTCACGTGGGATGCCCGCGTCGAAGACGAGTTTGCGGGCTTGATACGGGTGCAGACCGAACGCGGGGTCGACGTGTTCGCGTGCGATTGCGTCGGGGTTCTCCTCGGCGACTTCCTCGATGTTGACGCCACCTTCGGTCGAGACCATCGCGACGGGCTTGCCCGCGCTCCGGTCCATCGTGACACCGACGTAGAGTTCGTTCTCGAAGTCGACGCCCGCTTCGACGAGCACCTGCTCGACGGTGTAGCCCTTGAGGTCCATCCCGAGGATGTCCTCTGCGGCCTGCCGGGCCTCGTCTTCGTCCATGGCGATCTTGATACCGCCGGCCTTGCCACGCCCACCGACGTGAACTTGCGCTTTGATAGCCGCGGGGTATCCGATGTCCTCGACCGCCTCCATGACCTCGTCTACAGACGACGCGAGACGGGACTCTGGGACCGGAATCCCTGCCTCTGCGAAGATATTCTTCGCCTGGTATTCGTGAAGCTTCATTACCATGCGTGGGAGGGGAAGGCACGCGCTTAAATCCCATCCATCTCGTTCAGTATTGTCTCGGAAAATTACGGGACGCGGGTTTACTCGGTGGTCGAATAATACTTTCATTCGGCCGATGGAATTCGGGTGACAACGGTGTTCGGCTGCCGTCGCTCGGACGGCGTGGTGTCACAGACGGGTCTCTCACACGCGAACTCACATCTCTCGACCCGTCTCCGAGCGTGAAGTGTGCCCACCAGTAGTGTCTCCGAATCGTACAGTCTCGATTACCCGCATCTACCGGTGTGTGTTTGTCACTCAAGGACGTACTCGGCGTATGGGAACCGAGACAAACGAACGCCGCCACACTGGAGGGTTCGGTTGGGCCCTCGGCATGGTCCTCGGTCTCTCGTTCGGCGTCGCCGCTTGGTGGATGACGGGGCAGATAACGATGCTCCTCGTCATCTTCGTGGCGACTGGGACCGCATTAGGGTTCGCGCTCGAACGGTCTCTGCACCCCGCGCCGCTCACACCCCGCCAACGACGCATCCTGTTGGTCCTCCTGACGTTCGGTGTCGTCGCCGGTGTCCTCGCCTTCCTCGCTGGGGCAGGACTTCGGTGAGTCACCGCACACTCGCCCTCCAGTGAAGCACGCCGCCTCTGGCACTAGTAGCGATAGCGCTCCACGTGACACGGACAGTGATACCTCGCTCAGCGAGTCGTCACGAATGCGAACACCCCCGTATCTGGCCGGGGTGTCCGATTTTATCACGAATGAGGACACACATCTCGCCATGCGCGCTGTCAGATTCCACGAACACGGTGGACGCGACGTACTTCAGGTAGACGACATCGACACGCCCGAACCGGCGGCAGACGAGGTGCTCGTCGAGGTTGCCGCGGCGGGCGTCAACCCGGTGGACACCTACTTCCGCGAAGGGTCGTACCAACCGTTCGCGATGCCGATGATTCCCGGCGTCGACGTTGCCGGCGAAGTCGCGGCGGTCGGTGCCGACGTGACCGGATTCGAGGAAGGCGACGCAGTCGTCGGCACCGGTATCGGGAAGGACCACTACGGTGGATACGCCGAGTTTGCCGCCGTTCCGACCGACCGCCTCGCAGTCCTCCCAGAAGGAGTGGACCTCGTCGCGGCCGGCGGTGCGGGCGTCGCCGGCGTCACCGCGTGGCGAGCACTCGTCGACCACGGCGAGATGCAACTCGGAGACACCGTCCTCATCCACGGCGGGTCCGGCGGCGTCGGTCACGCGGCGGTTCAACTCGCCGCCGCGGCGGGTGCCCACGTCATCGCGACTGCGGCCCCTGAATACCACGACCGAGTGTCCGAACTCGGCGCTGACGTCGTCCTCGACTACGACCGCGACGACCTCGCAGACGCCGTCGTCGACGCGGCGAAGGGCGACGGCGTCGACTTGACACTCGACCACCGTCTCGACGACTACCTGCAGTTCGACGCCGACGTGGCGACGACCGGCGGCCGCGTCGTCGGCATCGGCGAGAACGACCCGCAGGTCGGCTTCGACCTCTCGTCGTCGGCCCGCGGCAAGGACCTCCAGATTACGATGATGAGCATGTTCAACACGCCGGAACTCGCCGCGCCACTGCGCGAACTCGCCGGACAGATGGGCGCTGACGAGTTCGAAATCGACGTGGCACGAACCTACGGCCTCGACGAGGCGGCCGAGGCCCAGCGAGCAGTCATGGAAGACAGTTTCCTCGGCAAACTCGTCATCACGCCCTGACCACACTCGGACTGCGGTTTTCTGTCTCAGACATCGACCAGCGGTTGCACGGCCACGACCAAATTATGGGCCTCGCTCACGTAGGACACGGACATGGACGTGAACTACGACTTCGATGGAACAGTCGCACTGGTCACTGGCGCGAGCGGTGCCCTCGGCGGCGCTGTCGCCCGTGCCTTCCACGATGCCGGTGCATCTGTCGCGGCCGCGGACGTGGTCGCTCCCGACGACGATGACGGCTTCTTCGACTCCGAAGGCGTCCGCTTCTACGAGGGCGACTTCACCGACGAGGACGAGGTGGCCCGCGTCGTCGACGCCGTCACCTCGGACTTCGGGCGACTCGACTACCTCGCCAACATCGCGGGGACGTGGCGCGGTGGGACACCTATCGACGAGACGGAGGCGGGGACGTTCGACTTCCTCTTCGACGTGAACCTGAAGACGATGTTCCTCGCGTCGAAGCACGCGATTCCACACCTCGAAGAGACGCACGGGGCTATCGTGAGCGTCTCTGCTCGCTCCTCACTCGAAGGTGGGAACGGTGACGGCATCTACCGGGCGTCGAAGGCCGGCGTTCGCCTCCTCACGGAGACGATAGCGAAGGAGAACCTCGGTGTCGTCCGCGCGAACGCGGTGATGCCGAGCGTCATCGACACGGCGATGAACCGCGAGATGATGCCCGATGCCGACTTCGACGCGTGGGTAAAACCAGACGAGATTGCGAGCATGGTGTTGTTCCTCTGTTCAGATGCGTCGTCGTCGACGAGTGGGGCCGCGGTTCCGGTCTACGGAGAGGCGTGATAGCACGTTCCGTGATACATTATTCCACACTCTCGCGCACGAATTATTTCACCCCGAGTGAGCCATTCACGAACACGACACACGTTAGAATTTAGAAGGGAATTTTCCCCGATATTCGGACGAACGTCTTTCCATATATAATCGGTTGGAGAATTATGTCGATTTTTCCTCCGATATGCGACGGCATACCGCGTCATTTATCACACCCACATCGGCAACAGGGTGGTAGATATGAGCGAACGTGAAACATGGGCAAGCAGGGCAGGATTCATCCTCGCCGCTGTCGGGAGTGCCGTCGGCCTCGGGAACATCTGGCAGTTCCCGTTCAAGACCGCACAGTTCGGCGGCGCGTCGTTCCTGATTGTCTACCTCGTCGCCGCACTCGGCATCGGCCTCCCGGCCATCCTCGCCGAGTTCATCATCGGACGCAAGACTAACCTCAACACCATCGACGCCTTCGAGAAACTCGGGCACAAGAACTGGCGCATCGTCGGTGCCCTCGGCCTCTTCACCGGATTCTGGATTCTCTCGTACTACAGTGTCGTCGGCGGGTGGGTGCTCCGCTACATCGGCGGGAGCCTCACTGGCGCGTACTTCGGTGCGCCC is drawn from Haloferax litoreum and contains these coding sequences:
- the sucD gene encoding succinate--CoA ligase subunit alpha, whose amino-acid sequence is MSIFVDDDTRVVVQGITGGEGRFHTQQMMEYGTNVVAGAVPGKGGQEVEGVPVYDTVSEAVEEEDANASVVFVPPAFAGDAIFEALDTDLDLVVAITEGVPTQDMAKVNKRLSEVDTRLIGPNCPGIITPGEAKLGILPGNIFEEGNVGLVSRSGTLTYQVVSNLTERGIGQTTAIGIGGDPIIGTSFVDALEAFENDPDTHAVVMCGEIGGEDEEQAAKFIAENMDTPVAGFIAGRTAPPGKRMGHAGAIVSGSGTGTAESKINALNDAGVPVGDTPNEVADHIEDFL
- the sucC gene encoding ADP-forming succinate--CoA ligase subunit beta: MKLHEYQAKNIFAEAGIPVPESRLASSVDEVMEAVEDIGYPAAIKAQVHVGGRGKAGGIKIAMDEDEARQAAEDILGMDLKGYTVEQVLVEAGVDFENELYVGVTMDRSAGKPVAMVSTEGGVNIEEVAEENPDAIAREHVDPAFGLHPYQARKLVFDAGIPRDVAFDVASFLSTLYDLYEANDASDIEINPVMITSDRDVVAADAVMNIDDDALFRHEDLAAMEEDSYEDELEAKAGEYGFDYVRLSGNVGIIGNGAGLVMTTLDLVDYFGGTPANFLDIGGGAKAERVANALDMVFSDENVDSVVFNIFGGITRGDEVAKGINEALESFDEIPKPVVVRLAGTNAEEGMEILNTELVQVEGTLEDAVQRAVENAQEVSQ
- a CDS encoding zinc ribbon domain-containing protein: MDIGLRLLVAGFCIVAPSLLFVGFVRVLDSMRNDALVERVLDRLDEDIDGTGTTVDPTTFLRTAQEKSREKMTTCPECSVPNTVESVRCGFCGTRLHR
- a CDS encoding DUF2062 domain-containing protein, with amino-acid sequence MRERVASVRDRVWTGIERAFAADHTPHEIAASFAFGVFVVAMPTAGTAIALFALIAYFVERASKLALVATLVVFNPPVKWAVYGASFWLGSYLLGPVPGATVADVSLDSGVDIVLRQLLGNAILAVALAVLGYAVVLQIAHVYRRRTFSTPELVPADD
- a CDS encoding DUF6176 family protein, whose translation is MVDTFVRKQRIKPGKTDAVFEWVDELRTEAREDRDGVRAIWDEETLQTLSLFVEYGDEYDYLVWYIEAEDFEQLVEARAKSTHPLHELEDELMETLLEDPTEAGSFEPLFHGVNPDRSTEFVVQ
- a CDS encoding SDR family oxidoreductase, whose translation is MDVNYDFDGTVALVTGASGALGGAVARAFHDAGASVAAADVVAPDDDDGFFDSEGVRFYEGDFTDEDEVARVVDAVTSDFGRLDYLANIAGTWRGGTPIDETEAGTFDFLFDVNLKTMFLASKHAIPHLEETHGAIVSVSARSSLEGGNGDGIYRASKAGVRLLTETIAKENLGVVRANAVMPSVIDTAMNREMMPDADFDAWVKPDEIASMVLFLCSDASSSTSGAAVPVYGEA
- a CDS encoding NADPH:quinone reductase — translated: MRAVRFHEHGGRDVLQVDDIDTPEPAADEVLVEVAAAGVNPVDTYFREGSYQPFAMPMIPGVDVAGEVAAVGADVTGFEEGDAVVGTGIGKDHYGGYAEFAAVPTDRLAVLPEGVDLVAAGGAGVAGVTAWRALVDHGEMQLGDTVLIHGGSGGVGHAAVQLAAAAGAHVIATAAPEYHDRVSELGADVVLDYDRDDLADAVVDAAKGDGVDLTLDHRLDDYLQFDADVATTGGRVVGIGENDPQVGFDLSSSARGKDLQITMMSMFNTPELAAPLRELAGQMGADEFEIDVARTYGLDEAAEAQRAVMEDSFLGKLVITP
- a CDS encoding CBS domain-containing protein, whose product is MRVDEIMTEDVATVGLNTSVADCARLMLSKGAGSVVVSTDGGPAGIVTESDVLRAGVASGKPLAEIPTRAIMSNPIKWVRPDSTSRVAAQKMRDGRVKKLVVVDGAEMVGIITATDIAFHISDVARGVGQMVELKEKWESDRRFR
- the trpD gene encoding anthranilate phosphoribosyltransferase translates to MQGYIERVTAGSDLSVEEARDAARAVFEEATEAQIGALLTALRAKGETEAEIAGFAQGMRDAALTIDPSRDPLVDTCGTGGDDYNTINVSTTSALVAAGAGAAVAKHGNYSVSSSSGSADVLEVAGVDVEADPESVERCIDDNGVGFMLAPVFHPAMKAVIGPRKELGMRTIFNVLGPLTNPAGADAQVLGVYDPDLVPMIANALSHMPVERALVVHGSGMDEIALHDATTVAEVDGDDVVEYTLTPADLGLEQAPIDAVAGGSPQENARDLEGILSGDVTGAKRDLILANAGAAIYVADLADSLEEGVDVARDAIDTGSAAAKLDALREA